A window of Ardenticatena maritima contains these coding sequences:
- a CDS encoding 3-hydroxyacyl-CoA dehydrogenase — protein sequence MNVQGRTILITGGASGLGAATARRFVQEGAHVVLLDMNSTAGEAMVAELGDRARFAKTDVTSEADVQAAIALAQEAFGGVHGLVNCAGIAIAERVLGRENRIHDLERFAKVIAVNLTGTFNCIRLAAAAMAQNEPNEDGERGVIVNTASVAAFDGQIGQAAYSASKGGVVGMTLPIARDLAQYGIRVMTIAPGIMDTPMLAGLPEKARLSLSQQVPFPQRLGKPEEYAALVLHIFQNAYLNGEVIRLDGAIRMAPR from the coding sequence ATGAACGTGCAAGGACGCACTATCCTCATCACCGGTGGCGCATCGGGATTGGGAGCCGCCACCGCCCGCCGTTTTGTCCAGGAAGGCGCTCACGTCGTCCTGCTGGATATGAACAGCACCGCCGGCGAAGCCATGGTTGCCGAACTGGGCGACCGCGCGCGTTTCGCCAAAACCGACGTTACCAGCGAAGCCGACGTCCAGGCCGCGATTGCTCTCGCCCAAGAAGCCTTCGGCGGCGTGCATGGGCTGGTCAACTGCGCCGGCATCGCCATCGCCGAGCGCGTGTTGGGGCGCGAAAACCGCATCCACGACCTGGAACGTTTCGCCAAGGTGATTGCCGTCAACCTGACCGGTACGTTCAACTGCATTCGGCTCGCCGCCGCCGCGATGGCGCAAAACGAACCCAACGAAGACGGCGAGCGCGGCGTCATCGTCAACACTGCGTCGGTGGCCGCCTTCGACGGGCAAATTGGGCAAGCCGCCTACTCCGCATCCAAAGGCGGCGTCGTCGGCATGACCTTGCCCATCGCCCGCGACCTGGCACAGTACGGCATTCGCGTGATGACCATCGCCCCCGGCATCATGGACACGCCCATGCTCGCCGGCTTGCCCGAAAAAGCGCGTCTTTCGCTTTCGCAACAGGTGCCGTTCCCACAGCGCCTGGGCAAACCGGAAGAATACGCCGCGCTGGTGCTGCACATCTTCCAGAACGCCTACCTCAACGGCGAAGTCATTCGGCTTGACGGCGCTATTCGCATGGCGCCACGCTAA
- a CDS encoding P-loop NTPase fold protein, which produces MDAQSLQAELERIARIENEYERLGGLLQVLSSVEQFEDAHRALSTALDISQRFRYPVHRALALAALAPYLPEGLLAEALHAARGIKNEGVRAEVLAVIAQAFAQAGDTDHALATARSIEVERYRAHALALLAPHLPKKERAHVLAEALATARSIEDERYRARALGALAPHLPQDLLIEIIDVARSIEDERYRTIALLGLVRYLPAELLPEALDAARSIEDERYRTIALLGLADHLPAELLPEALDVARSIEDEWDRAHALAALAPHLPRDLLAEALNAARSIEDERYRAHALADIARAMVQVGDTEQAIQILQEALDKISDEEIRDILRRALDEIHADAGGSRSETRIEKELTIEAAAFGDHPTTDDALGYRIYARVLADFIKSEQTQKPLTIAILAPWGMGKTSLMRMIQKELQKELQPEEEASPSRLRRIWQKLNAPWRCLRAFYTGRPPNTTFPLVWFNAWKYEKAEALWAALVVDLLAQVKAQGGWCWWAGVALRLRMKRMRWGRFGQDIAKAFVLGGLVFGAVKFVAWWQGDVLPILKTMPEVAAFIAFLAPLLNSIWMYLRHTGPFNINAYLHNPDYEARIGFLRTFEDDFRYVVESITQGGRWPLVVFIDDLDRCPPPKPVEIIEAINHLIDAQHCVFVLAMDEEMVLRSIAVKYKELDDGQYTVGGRTLAHRFMEKIIQLPVRLPPLHQLTMEKFVEKLLGPIQETARPTLQQRTTPQLQPVAPAQQPTDDAPPKDPSETNTPTSERIQQAAERLQAERRARPEKAVEEIAQELFPNEPEEIRRRAVEYVEERWHESADIRHAIHRALEHLEPNPRQAKRFVNIFRLQTMLAKEVGCLSRVPTDAELDALAAAIVIQMRWPHLARQALTNPEAFGKLHEAVQNGNEQQTDVPETLRSYLQDKDAHTFLKSISDRDYFRDMLAFADFSLDTSSLPPPEEEAQSVV; this is translated from the coding sequence ATGGACGCGCAAAGCCTGCAAGCCGAGTTAGAACGTATTGCACGCATTGAAAATGAGTACGAACGACTTGGTGGCTTGCTACAAGTCTTGAGTAGCGTCGAACAGTTTGAAGACGCCCATCGTGCATTGTCCACAGCATTGGACATCAGTCAGCGTTTTCGATATCCCGTGCACCGCGCCCTTGCCCTGGCGGCCCTCGCCCCCTACCTGCCCGAGGGGTTGCTCGCCGAAGCTCTCCACGCCGCTCGGGGCATTAAAAATGAGGGGGTTCGCGCCGAAGTTCTCGCCGTCATCGCCCAAGCCTTTGCCCAGGCTGGTGATACCGACCACGCCCTCGCCACCGCCCGCAGCATTGAAGTTGAGCGGTACCGCGCTCATGCCTTAGCTCTCCTCGCCCCCCACCTGCCGAAGAAGGAACGGGCACATGTCTTGGCCGAGGCTCTTGCCACGGCCCGTAGTATTGAAGATGAGCGGTACCGCGCTCGCGCCCTCGGCGCCCTTGCTCCTCACTTGCCGCAGGATCTACTAATCGAGATCATCGACGTTGCTCGCAGCATTGAAGATGAGCGGTATCGCACCATCGCTCTCCTCGGTCTTGTCCGCTACCTGCCGGCGGAGTTGCTGCCCGAGGCTCTTGATGCCGCCCGCAGCATTGAAGATGAGCGGTATCGCACCATCGCTCTCCTCGGCCTTGCCGACCACCTGCCGGCGGAGTTGCTGCCCGAGGCTCTTGATGTCGCCCGCAGCATTGAAGATGAGTGGGACCGTGCTCATGCCCTCGCTGCCCTCGCCCCCCACCTGCCTAGAGACTTGTTAGCGGAGGCACTCAACGCCGCTCGCAGCATTGAAGATGAGCGGTACCGTGCTCATGCCCTCGCTGACATCGCCCGCGCTATGGTGCAGGTTGGCGACACCGAACAAGCAATCCAAATCCTGCAAGAGGCGCTGGACAAAATATCAGATGAAGAGATACGGGATATTCTCCGACGCGCACTCGATGAGATACATGCCGATGCAGGTGGCTCCCGCTCTGAAACCCGCATCGAAAAAGAACTTACTATTGAAGCCGCCGCCTTTGGCGACCACCCCACCACAGACGACGCTCTTGGCTATCGCATCTATGCCAGGGTACTCGCCGATTTCATCAAAAGTGAGCAAACGCAAAAACCGCTCACCATCGCCATTCTGGCCCCCTGGGGCATGGGCAAAACGTCGCTCATGCGCATGATTCAGAAAGAATTGCAGAAAGAATTGCAACCAGAAGAGGAGGCGTCGCCATCGCGTTTGCGCCGGATATGGCAAAAGCTCAACGCTCCATGGCGGTGTCTCCGCGCTTTTTATACGGGGCGTCCCCCTAATACGACATTCCCGCTTGTCTGGTTCAACGCCTGGAAGTATGAGAAAGCCGAAGCGTTGTGGGCGGCGTTGGTGGTTGACCTACTCGCTCAAGTCAAAGCGCAAGGCGGCTGGTGCTGGTGGGCGGGCGTTGCGCTTCGACTCCGAATGAAGCGCATGCGCTGGGGGCGTTTTGGGCAGGATATCGCCAAAGCTTTTGTGCTGGGGGGGCTTGTCTTTGGAGCCGTCAAATTTGTAGCCTGGTGGCAAGGAGACGTCCTGCCAATTCTCAAAACGATGCCCGAGGTGGCGGCATTCATTGCCTTCCTCGCCCCGCTTCTCAATAGTATCTGGATGTATCTGCGCCATACGGGCCCCTTCAACATCAATGCCTATTTGCACAACCCCGACTACGAAGCCCGCATCGGGTTTCTGCGCACATTTGAGGACGATTTCCGGTATGTCGTGGAGAGCATCACTCAGGGGGGGCGATGGCCGCTGGTGGTCTTCATTGACGACCTCGACCGTTGTCCACCGCCCAAGCCGGTTGAAATCATCGAAGCCATCAACCACCTGATTGACGCGCAACACTGCGTCTTCGTGCTGGCGATGGATGAAGAGATGGTTTTGCGCAGTATCGCCGTCAAATACAAAGAGCTGGATGATGGGCAGTACACCGTGGGCGGTCGCACACTCGCCCACCGCTTTATGGAAAAAATCATCCAGTTGCCTGTGCGTCTGCCCCCACTTCACCAGTTGACCATGGAGAAATTTGTAGAGAAGTTGCTTGGTCCCATTCAGGAAACGGCTCGCCCAACACTGCAACAACGCACCACCCCACAATTGCAACCCGTTGCGCCTGCTCAACAACCAACCGACGATGCGCCTCCAAAAGACCCATCTGAGACCAACACGCCGACCTCTGAGCGCATCCAGCAGGCCGCTGAACGTCTGCAGGCTGAAAGGCGCGCGCGTCCCGAAAAGGCCGTGGAAGAGATTGCCCAGGAACTCTTCCCCAACGAACCCGAAGAAATCCGTCGCCGGGCGGTCGAATACGTCGAAGAACGCTGGCACGAATCAGCGGATATTCGGCACGCCATCCATCGCGCCCTGGAGCATCTAGAACCCAACCCCCGCCAGGCCAAGCGGTTCGTCAACATTTTTCGCCTGCAAACCATGCTCGCAAAAGAAGTTGGGTGTCTCTCACGCGTCCCCACCGATGCGGAGCTCGATGCGCTTGCCGCCGCCATCGTCATTCAGATGCGTTGGCCCCACCTGGCGCGCCAAGCGCTCACCAACCCGGAAGCCTTTGGTAAGCTCCATGAGGCTGTGCAAAACGGGAATGAACAGCAAACCGACGTGCCGGAAACCCTGCGCTCATACCTTCAGGACAAAGACGCGCATACCTTCCTCAAATCAATTTCAGACCGCGATTACTTTCGGGACATGCTCGCCTTTGCTGATTTCTCCCTGGACACATCATCCCTGCCGCCGCCGGAAGAAGAGGCGCAAAGTGTGGTATAA
- a CDS encoding L-lactate dehydrogenase: MKIGIVGTGAVGATAAYALVVRGIGREIVLVDINTKRAIAEAEDIFHAVPFTNPLIVRAGEYADLAGAQVVIVAAGVAQRPGETRLQLLERNAAVFRAVVPSILAHAPDAILLIATNPVDVMTHFAAHVAAEHGIPAHRVIGSGTTLDTARFRALLGAHLGVDAHHVHAYVLGEHGDSEVLAWSLVNIGAIPLEPFCAARGIVLDDATRARIDDGVRRAAYRIIEGKGATYYGIGAALARIVQAIQHDQRAILTVCTRTPAVGPVQDVTLALPRIVGREGVLETLTLELAPDEQAALEASARIIRTAIDDLGI, encoded by the coding sequence ATGAAAATCGGTATTGTTGGGACGGGGGCCGTCGGCGCAACCGCCGCCTACGCGCTCGTTGTACGGGGCATTGGGCGCGAAATCGTCCTTGTGGACATCAACACCAAACGCGCCATCGCCGAAGCGGAAGACATTTTCCACGCTGTGCCCTTCACCAACCCGCTCATTGTGCGCGCTGGTGAGTACGCAGACCTTGCAGGCGCGCAGGTCGTCATTGTTGCCGCGGGCGTGGCGCAACGTCCCGGCGAAACGCGCCTGCAACTGCTCGAACGCAACGCCGCCGTCTTTCGCGCCGTCGTGCCCAGCATTCTCGCGCACGCCCCGGACGCCATCTTGCTCATTGCCACCAATCCGGTGGACGTGATGACCCACTTTGCCGCCCACGTAGCAGCGGAACATGGCATCCCGGCGCACCGCGTGATTGGCTCCGGCACCACGTTGGACACCGCCCGCTTTCGCGCCTTGCTGGGCGCCCACCTGGGCGTTGACGCGCACCACGTTCACGCCTACGTCTTGGGCGAACACGGCGACAGCGAAGTGCTGGCGTGGTCGCTCGTCAACATCGGCGCCATCCCGCTGGAACCGTTTTGCGCAGCGCGCGGCATCGTCCTTGACGACGCCACACGCGCCCGCATTGACGACGGCGTGCGCCGCGCCGCCTACCGCATCATCGAAGGCAAAGGCGCCACCTACTACGGCATCGGCGCCGCTCTCGCGCGCATCGTGCAAGCCATCCAACACGACCAGCGCGCCATCCTGACAGTCTGCACCCGCACACCCGCCGTTGGTCCCGTGCAAGACGTGACACTGGCGCTCCCCCGCATCGTCGGTCGGGAGGGCGTCCTGGAAACGCTCACGCTCGAACTCGCCCCCGACGAGCAAGCAGCCCTGGAAGCCAGTGCGCGCATCATCCGCACAGCGATTGACGATCTGGGTATCTAG
- the efp gene encoding elongation factor P, protein MIAAGDMRPGTVFEMDGELYRVLTHSQTHLGRGSATVRVKLRNLRSGATIERTFSPTDRFQDVRLESRKMEYIYNDGDFYYFMDLETYEQPGVPASLLGDQVKFLKEGMQLEIAFYEGEAIEIELPPTVDLEVTYTEPGFAGDTAQGATKPAELETGLTVNVPLFVNTGDIIRVDTRTGEYVTRVKSA, encoded by the coding sequence ATGATTGCAGCCGGTGATATGCGCCCTGGAACCGTCTTTGAGATGGATGGTGAACTCTACCGCGTCCTGACCCATTCACAAACCCACCTTGGACGTGGCAGCGCGACGGTGCGCGTCAAACTGCGCAATTTGCGGAGCGGTGCCACCATCGAGCGCACGTTCTCGCCCACAGACCGTTTTCAGGATGTGCGCCTCGAATCGCGCAAGATGGAATACATTTATAACGACGGCGATTTTTACTACTTCATGGATTTGGAAACCTACGAGCAACCCGGCGTGCCGGCTTCGCTGTTGGGCGACCAGGTGAAATTCTTGAAGGAAGGCATGCAGTTGGAAATCGCCTTCTACGAAGGGGAAGCCATCGAAATCGAACTGCCGCCCACGGTGGACCTGGAAGTGACCTACACGGAACCGGGCTTCGCCGGCGATACGGCGCAAGGCGCGACCAAGCCCGCCGAATTGGAAACGGGGCTGACGGTCAACGTGCCGCTCTTCGTCAACACGGGGGATATCATCCGCGTGGATACGCGCACCGGCGAATATGTGACGCGCGTCAAGTCGGCGTAA
- a CDS encoding GGDEF domain-containing response regulator, translating into MFATLKILLLETDVVSRVHIRNAIEELGHEVLEAGDTETAMDMIFNQRPHILIVDWTLEEMSGVDFVQRLKERHPPQMPYVILLTAQQSVPIVPETLGVDDFLTKPFRLPDLIARIAVAAHALRLRNELDQVRRRIEQAALLEQSSRAFNRRAIYQWLKREFARSHRQESALSVLLVGFAEPDEWNSLANADQQAFLEHLLRMWTLSVRGYDSIGKWDDAHYLFVLPGTTLEQALVVAHRLKEVTDSMTWTARDGRLFRPKFVCAVATVPEMAFSSVDGMMEAVERLLTLKDAPPVEERIYVVAPSNSTV; encoded by the coding sequence ATGTTCGCTACCTTGAAGATTTTACTTCTCGAGACGGATGTTGTTTCGAGAGTGCATATTCGCAATGCGATTGAAGAACTTGGGCATGAAGTCCTGGAAGCCGGCGATACCGAAACGGCGATGGATATGATTTTCAATCAGCGTCCGCACATTCTCATTGTGGATTGGACGCTTGAAGAGATGTCAGGCGTGGACTTCGTTCAGCGCTTGAAAGAACGCCACCCGCCACAAATGCCTTACGTGATTCTGTTGACCGCGCAGCAATCTGTTCCCATCGTTCCCGAAACCTTGGGCGTGGATGATTTCCTCACAAAACCTTTTCGCTTGCCGGATTTGATTGCTCGGATTGCGGTTGCAGCGCATGCTTTGCGGTTGCGCAATGAATTAGACCAGGTGCGGCGGCGTATTGAACAGGCGGCATTGCTCGAACAGTCCAGTCGGGCGTTCAACCGTCGCGCCATTTACCAGTGGTTGAAGCGTGAATTTGCGCGTTCGCATCGCCAGGAATCGGCGCTCAGTGTTCTTCTGGTTGGGTTTGCCGAGCCGGATGAATGGAACTCGTTGGCAAACGCAGACCAGCAAGCATTTTTAGAGCATCTGTTGCGCATGTGGACGCTCAGTGTTCGTGGGTACGATAGTATTGGCAAGTGGGATGATGCGCATTATTTGTTTGTTTTGCCCGGCACGACGTTAGAACAGGCGCTTGTTGTCGCGCATCGGCTCAAAGAGGTCACCGACAGCATGACGTGGACAGCCAGGGATGGGCGTCTGTTTCGCCCCAAATTTGTTTGTGCGGTCGCCACTGTTCCTGAAATGGCATTCTCTTCTGTGGATGGAATGATGGAAGCCGTCGAGCGTTTGCTCACGTTGAAAGATGCGCCCCCGGTGGAAGAACGCATTTACGTTGTAGCGCCTTCAAATTCCACTGTTTGA
- a CDS encoding fructosamine kinase family protein has translation MAHLPNHLREQIEQHLGTAITRITPVGGGDINQAARLETGGDVFFLKWHAAPPRGMFAAEADGLRRIAATQTVRVPHVIAQGDTWLLLEWLPIGRRTAAAAKRLGEALAALHRHTAAHYGLEHDNYIGLTPQINHPETDWVRFWREHRLRPQMRLAAERGRMPAHRRRALERLIARLDEWLPRTPPASLLHGDLWGGNWVALEDGTPALIDPAVYHGDRETDIAFTHLFGGFPAAFYDAYTAAWPLPPDADARRDLYNLYHLLNHLNLFGEAYGASVDHILARYVGG, from the coding sequence ATGGCACACCTCCCCAACCACCTGCGCGAACAAATCGAACAGCACCTGGGCACAGCCATCACACGCATCACGCCCGTTGGCGGGGGCGACATCAACCAGGCCGCCCGCCTCGAAACCGGCGGCGACGTTTTCTTCTTGAAGTGGCACGCCGCACCGCCGCGCGGCATGTTCGCCGCCGAAGCGGATGGATTGCGCCGCATTGCCGCCACACAAACCGTGCGCGTGCCCCACGTCATCGCCCAAGGCGACACCTGGCTCCTGCTGGAATGGCTCCCCATCGGACGCCGCACCGCCGCCGCCGCCAAACGCTTGGGCGAAGCGCTTGCCGCCCTGCACCGCCACACCGCCGCCCACTACGGGCTTGAACACGACAACTACATCGGGCTGACGCCGCAAATCAACCATCCCGAAACCGACTGGGTGCGCTTCTGGCGCGAGCACCGCCTGCGCCCCCAAATGCGGCTGGCCGCCGAACGTGGCCGCATGCCCGCCCATCGCCGCCGCGCACTCGAACGCCTCATCGCCCGCCTGGATGAATGGCTCCCGCGCACACCGCCCGCCTCACTCCTGCATGGCGACCTCTGGGGAGGCAACTGGGTCGCCCTGGAAGACGGCACCCCCGCGCTCATTGACCCCGCCGTGTACCACGGCGACCGTGAAACCGACATCGCCTTTACGCACCTGTTTGGCGGCTTCCCCGCCGCCTTCTACGACGCCTACACCGCCGCCTGGCCGCTCCCGCCCGACGCCGACGCACGCCGCGACCTCTACAACCTCTACCACCTGCTGAACCATCTCAACCTGTTCGGCGAAGCGTATGGCGCAAGCGTGGACCACATCCTCGCGCGCTACGTGGGCGGGTAA
- a CDS encoding YitT family protein → MQTLFLRRLRAHLTLERLYELFVQIVLIVAGAFIAAFGYVAFQMPFDLAAGGVSGIAILVNHFTGFPNGLFYMLVNIPLFALGFRHLGGRQFLWKTILAVILFSSAIDLLSFWLPRLIDPFPLARDMLLNALYAGVMGGIGGGLIYRAGGTIGGTAILGRIIQKKTGFPLSQVYFYSDGLIILSAGFVFGWELSLYAFLTLFLGGIVSDYVLEGPSSIRSVLIVTDNPQPLAKALIEETGHGVTAWQVVGGYTGETHTMLWCTINRPQVQTVKRVVAEIDPRAFMVIAQGHQALGYGFDPLRKPIAE, encoded by the coding sequence ATGCAAACTTTGTTCTTGCGGCGTTTACGCGCCCATTTAACGCTGGAACGCCTGTATGAGCTTTTTGTGCAAATTGTGCTTATTGTTGCCGGTGCGTTCATTGCCGCGTTTGGCTATGTCGCCTTTCAAATGCCCTTCGACTTAGCGGCGGGGGGCGTCAGTGGGATTGCCATTCTCGTCAATCACTTCACCGGCTTCCCCAACGGGCTTTTTTACATGCTGGTGAATATCCCGCTTTTTGCCTTGGGGTTTCGCCATTTGGGCGGACGGCAATTTTTGTGGAAAACCATTCTCGCGGTCATTCTCTTTTCTTCGGCGATTGACCTGCTGAGCTTTTGGCTTCCTCGCCTCATTGACCCGTTCCCCCTGGCGCGTGATATGCTGCTCAACGCCCTTTACGCAGGTGTGATGGGCGGCATTGGCGGCGGCTTGATCTACCGTGCGGGGGGCACGATTGGCGGCACAGCAATTTTGGGGCGTATCATCCAGAAAAAGACCGGCTTCCCGCTGAGTCAGGTCTATTTTTACAGCGACGGGCTGATTATCCTCAGCGCTGGTTTTGTCTTTGGCTGGGAGCTCTCGTTGTACGCTTTTCTGACGCTCTTTCTGGGGGGAATTGTCTCCGACTATGTGCTTGAAGGACCGAGCTCGATTCGTTCGGTGCTGATTGTGACCGACAATCCGCAGCCCCTGGCAAAAGCCCTCATCGAAGAAACCGGGCACGGCGTGACGGCGTGGCAAGTAGTTGGCGGCTACACCGGTGAAACCCATACCATGCTCTGGTGTACGATCAACCGCCCACAGGTGCAAACCGTCAAGCGGGTGGTGGCGGAAATTGACCCGCGTGCGTTCATGGTCATTGCACAGGGGCATCAGGCGTTGGGATACGGGTTTGACCCGTTGCGCAAACCGATTGCCGAGTAA
- a CDS encoding choice-of-anchor X domain-containing protein: protein MRTTRLLLTLFVVAVLFVVAGPVGGTPTAQADTPLFKQVAGPADDIAAGLTALPSPERLGIRSHSAMLPVHLVRDINGTWRWQTAIPLDSTEELTFVLLSPHSDEWTIDVQSPGAAPMRLNDASATESTFGFDGASYPATVYHFDKSAPAGTWTVSVTAPTSTARGATPDGYLIVGSESPYRLYAHLRDYNLHVGREIGLVAYAYDDTSAVDGEAPTPLRTAKQVLYARVQQPDGRELTLAMYDDGRHGDKQPNDGVYGATFTARQAGTYTAQVVLQGVTPEGTAFLRTSQHVFPVIDATASLGKQAVGVPVDDVRMRLTIPVQGLSDGATVQAYAEVWGIGATGKPVPAAWIGGMSEVRNGVATLTFDTRWLGYANVQPPYTLRNIRLQDRETHIPLATSHAMSLMTFSVPKAALQRVSTITDEMLMGPRPDAGIAPMATGGKLMLVHGYCSGGNPWPTSHFSNYAVFQDYNQNRSHDEFARLIRDYGAQFPSFGIVAHSQGGAASLHLYTYYWSGLDYSSGSRLIQTVGTPYQGTALAGNLALLGEIFGIGCGSNWDLTYDGAALWLSGIPSWARSRVHYWTTSDKEVWWRWDYCNMATDPILDDPEDGVVEKWSGQLAYGVNHGHKEGWCHTSSMRDPAQTSDYSRNSEMNLYGNR from the coding sequence ATGCGTACCACTCGGTTGTTGCTCACGCTTTTTGTCGTGGCAGTTCTTTTTGTCGTTGCCGGGCCTGTGGGCGGAACCCCCACCGCGCAGGCTGATACGCCGCTGTTCAAACAAGTGGCCGGCCCCGCCGATGACATCGCCGCCGGGCTAACGGCGCTCCCCTCGCCCGAACGCCTGGGTATCCGGTCGCACTCGGCCATGCTGCCTGTCCACCTTGTACGTGACATCAACGGGACATGGCGCTGGCAAACGGCTATCCCGCTGGATAGCACCGAAGAATTGACGTTTGTGCTTCTTTCCCCCCACAGTGACGAATGGACGATTGACGTTCAATCGCCCGGCGCCGCTCCCATGCGGCTCAACGACGCTTCTGCCACCGAGAGCACGTTTGGCTTTGATGGGGCATCCTACCCGGCAACAGTCTATCACTTCGACAAGTCAGCCCCTGCGGGCACATGGACGGTCTCGGTGACGGCACCCACCAGCACCGCGCGCGGCGCAACCCCCGATGGCTATCTCATCGTGGGGAGTGAGAGCCCCTACCGCCTGTACGCCCACCTGCGCGACTACAATTTGCACGTGGGGCGGGAAATTGGGCTGGTGGCATACGCCTACGATGACACTTCGGCTGTGGACGGAGAAGCGCCCACGCCGCTGCGTACCGCCAAACAAGTGCTGTACGCCCGCGTCCAGCAACCCGACGGGCGCGAACTGACGCTCGCCATGTACGATGATGGACGCCACGGCGACAAGCAACCGAATGACGGCGTGTACGGCGCGACGTTCACGGCACGCCAGGCGGGCACTTACACAGCCCAGGTGGTCTTGCAGGGCGTCACGCCCGAGGGGACGGCTTTCCTGCGGACAAGCCAACATGTCTTCCCTGTGATTGACGCCACGGCCTCCCTCGGCAAGCAGGCGGTGGGCGTCCCGGTAGACGATGTGCGCATGCGGCTCACCATCCCCGTGCAAGGGCTGAGCGACGGCGCTACCGTGCAGGCATACGCCGAAGTGTGGGGCATTGGCGCAACGGGCAAACCCGTGCCGGCGGCGTGGATCGGCGGCATGAGCGAAGTACGAAATGGCGTCGCGACGCTCACGTTTGACACGCGCTGGCTGGGCTATGCCAATGTGCAACCTCCGTACACCTTGCGCAACATCCGCCTGCAAGACCGCGAAACGCACATTCCGCTGGCCACCAGCCACGCCATGAGTCTCATGACGTTCAGCGTCCCCAAAGCCGCCCTGCAACGTGTCAGCACCATCACCGATGAAATGCTCATGGGCCCCCGCCCGGATGCCGGTATCGCCCCCATGGCCACGGGTGGCAAGTTGATGCTCGTGCATGGGTATTGTTCAGGCGGCAATCCCTGGCCAACATCGCATTTCAGCAATTACGCCGTCTTCCAGGACTACAACCAGAACCGCTCGCATGATGAATTCGCCCGCCTCATCCGCGATTACGGCGCGCAATTCCCCTCGTTCGGCATTGTGGCGCACAGCCAGGGCGGTGCGGCTTCCCTGCACCTGTACACCTACTACTGGAGCGGGCTGGACTATTCGAGCGGGTCGCGGCTCATTCAGACAGTCGGCACGCCCTACCAGGGGACAGCCCTTGCCGGCAATCTGGCGCTTTTGGGAGAGATTTTCGGCATTGGGTGCGGCTCGAACTGGGACTTGACCTACGACGGGGCGGCGCTCTGGCTTTCAGGCATCCCCTCGTGGGCGAGGAGCCGTGTGCATTACTGGACCACATCGGACAAAGAGGTTTGGTGGCGTTGGGACTACTGCAACATGGCCACCGACCCCATCCTGGATGACCCCGAAGACGGCGTTGTCGAGAAGTGGTCGGGGCAACTCGCGTATGGCGTCAACCACGGGCACAAAGAAGGCTGGTGCCACACCTCCTCCATGCGCGACCCCGCGCAAACCAGCGATTACAGCCGCAACAGCGAGATGAACCTGTACGGCAATCGCTAA
- the rarD gene encoding EamA family transporter RarD, whose amino-acid sequence MRSDRKGIVYAFLAYVLWGLFPLYWKQLDGVPATQLIGHRIIWSFIFLVALFALRGQLAHLHTLLRNRRIVLIYGGAAVLIALNWLIFVWAVNAGYIVETSLGYFINPLLSVLLGMLVLKEQLRGWQWVAIGLATLGVGYLTLSYGRLPWIALALAGSFGVYGLVTKIAPLDALDGLTLETGLLFIPALAFLLLEESAGRGAFGHAGLVATLFMAGTGVVTAVPLLLFGAAARRIPLSTVGILQYLAPTLQFLIGVLIYAELFHRQHLIGYSCVWLALAIFWLEGWYTARRGALAAAQ is encoded by the coding sequence ATGCGTTCCGACCGCAAAGGCATCGTGTACGCCTTTCTGGCGTACGTGTTGTGGGGCTTGTTCCCGCTCTACTGGAAACAACTCGACGGCGTCCCAGCCACCCAACTCATCGGGCATCGCATCATCTGGTCGTTCATCTTTCTGGTGGCGCTCTTTGCCTTGCGGGGGCAACTCGCGCACCTGCACACCCTGCTGCGCAACCGTCGTATCGTGCTCATCTACGGCGGCGCGGCTGTGCTCATTGCGCTCAACTGGCTCATCTTTGTGTGGGCGGTCAACGCCGGCTACATCGTCGAAACCAGCCTGGGCTACTTCATCAACCCCTTGCTGAGCGTTCTGCTGGGCATGCTCGTGCTGAAAGAACAGTTGCGCGGCTGGCAGTGGGTCGCCATTGGGCTGGCGACGCTTGGCGTGGGGTATCTCACCCTCTCCTACGGTCGCCTTCCCTGGATTGCGCTGGCGCTGGCGGGCTCGTTCGGCGTCTATGGGCTGGTCACCAAAATCGCCCCACTCGACGCGCTCGACGGGCTGACGCTTGAAACAGGCTTGCTCTTCATCCCGGCGCTCGCCTTCCTCCTGCTGGAAGAAAGCGCCGGACGTGGCGCATTCGGGCACGCGGGGCTGGTCGCCACGCTCTTCATGGCTGGCACAGGGGTGGTGACCGCCGTGCCCTTGCTGCTTTTTGGCGCCGCCGCCCGCCGCATCCCGCTCAGCACCGTGGGCATTCTGCAATACCTCGCCCCCACCCTGCAATTTCTGATTGGCGTGCTGATCTATGCGGAACTATTTCACCGCCAGCACCTGATTGGGTATAGTTGCGTCTGGCTGGCGCTCGCCATCTTCTGGCTGGAAGGGTGGTACACCGCTCGGCGTGGCGCACTCGCCGCCGCCCAATAG